Proteins from a single region of Euleptes europaea isolate rEulEur1 chromosome 21, rEulEur1.hap1, whole genome shotgun sequence:
- the LOC130492686 gene encoding salivary gland specific protein SAGSIN1, protein MAATLLSALAARLSQSAAARSYGVFCKGLTRTLLIFFDLAWKLRINFPYLYIVASMMLNVRLQVHIEIH, encoded by the coding sequence ATGGCGGCGACGCTGCTGTCGGCCCTGGCTGCTAGGCTCTCCCAGTCGGCGGCCGCCCGCTCCTACGGCGTCTTCTGCAAGGGGCTGACCCGCACCCTCCTCATCTTCTTCGACCTGGCCTGGAAACTCCGCATCAACTTCCCTTATTTGTACATTGTCGCCTCCATGATGCTCAACGTCAGGCTGCAG